In a single window of the Rhizoctonia solani chromosome 16, complete sequence genome:
- a CDS encoding Retrotransposable element Tf2 protein, producing the protein MPFGLTNAPAAFQHFMNDLFRDLINVTVVIYLDDILIFSEDPEKHPEHVREVLSRLMKNQLFCKLSKCHFHVTTVDYLGIVISPAGFSMDQKKIEAVTSWPQPKTVRQVQAFLGFVNYLRQFIPHFSSVACPLHNLTKKETPWSWGTQEEEAFQELKSLVTRSPVLIHSDPDLPYYLETDASGVAMGAILSQQGEDNRLHPIAYMSKSFSGAEANYDTHDKELLAIIKALEEWRIFLEATDRPIQVFTDHRNLEYWMQAQTFNRRHARWRIFLSDFNFEIHYRPGKQSGKPDALSRRSDYIDSPVEPEVMLPSEVFANTSEAELEIVTEICSRLREDPSLEPIIQFLTEDADNAPPSIRKAYRDYDWEEDLLWYRGKLVVPDSEVLKERLLRESHDSPLAGHPGQQRTLELLSRNYWWPGMKSTAKEWVECCPICQANRRAHAPVIALKPLEVPPYPFHTISYDFITGFPKSQGHDAILVVIDSFSKFGHFIPTSKKVTARGLADLFITHVWKLHGLPVKTVSDRGTTFTGKFLRALYQQLGVKPAFSLAYHPESDGQTERVNQFIEFYLRSYVAANHSDWAAWLPLAEYAYNNAKTCSNGKNTL; encoded by the coding sequence atgccctttggcctcaccaacgccccggccgccttccaacatttcatgaatgacttgttcagggacctcatcaacgtcacagtggtaatctacttggatgatatcctcatcttctcagaagaccccgAGAAGCACCCGGAACACGttagggaagtcctatcaaGGCTAATGAAAAACCAGTTGTTTTGTAAGCTCTCtaaatgccacttccacgtcactacaGTTGACTACCTTGGCATCGTTATATCCCCGGCAGGCTTCtctatggatcagaagaagatcgagGCGGTTACATCATGGCCCCAGCCTAAAACAGTCAGACAGGTGCAGGCCTTCCTGGGATTTGTGAACTATCTCCGCCAATTCATCCCCCACTTTAGTTCCGTAGCTTGTCCCCTTcacaacctcacaaaaaaggaaaccccatgGTCCTGGGGAAcccaagaagaggaagctttCCAGGAGTTAAAGTCCCTAGTCACCCGCTCCCCGGTCCTAATCCATTCAGACCCAGATCTCCCCTATTACCTAGAGACAGATGCGTCGGgcgtagccatgggagccatcctgAGCCAACAAGGGGAAGACAACCGCCTTCATccaattgcatatatgtccaaatcctttTCCGGGGcagaagccaactatgacacccatgataaggaactcctagccataatcaaggcattagaagaatggcggatCTTCCTTGAAGCAACAGacagaccaatccaggtgttcacagaccatagaaacctggaatattggatgcaggcacagaCGTTCAACAGAAGACATGCACGCTGGCGGattttcctgagcgatttcaactTCGAGATACACTaccgcccagggaaacaatcaggaaaacccGACGCCCTTTCCAGAAGGTCAGACTACATAGACTCCCCAgtagaaccagaagtcatgctaccgTCAGAGGTCTTTGCGAATACATCAGAGGCAGAACTTGAGATCGTCACGGAAATTTGTTCCAGACTCAGGGAGGACCCAtccctggaacccatcatccagttcctgacagaagacgCGGACAACGCACCCCCCTCCATTCGGAaggcttacagagactacgactgggaagaagacctacTATGGTATCGAGGGAAACTTGTGGTTCCAGATTCAGAAGTCCTAAAGGAGCGATTACTCAGGGAATCCCATGATTCCCCACTAGCCGGTCATCCAGGTCAGCAAAGAACCCTCGAACTCCTAAGtcgtaactactggtggcctggCATGAAGTCTacagccaaggaatgggtagaatgttgtcctaTCTGTCAAGCCAACCGACGCGCTCATGCTcctgtcattgcccttaaacccctagaagtccccccttatccgttccacaccatctcttaTGACTTCATTACAGGGTTTCCCAAGTCTCAGGGTCACGACGCTATACTGGTGGTAATagactccttttccaaatttggccacttcatccccacttccaagaaggtcacagcaaGGGGTCTGGCGGATCTATTCATTAcccacgtctggaaactccatgggctaCCTGTCAAAACAGTCTCGGATAGAGGAACTACCTTCACggggaaattcctaagggcactttACCAGCAACTTGGAGTGAAACCAGcattctccttggcctatcACCCAGAGTCAGATGGGCAAACGGAAAgagtcaaccagttcattgaattcTACCTACGCTCCTACGTAGCAGCCAATCATTCTGATTGGGCAGCTTGGTTACCActggcagaatatgcgtacaataatgccaaaaCATGCAGCAACGGGAAAAACACCCTTTGA
- a CDS encoding Retrotransposable element Tf2 protein: MAPGSTRGLGQWPSPPHSLPCCPIGNTPAILGMTWLTLESPLIDWQQGLVTFPEQVQIASEEEADPDPLADLPTQYHEFARVFGEEEFKVLPPHREYDISIDLLPDAKLSPGPIYGMTNAESRR; this comes from the coding sequence atggcaccaggttcaactcgcggtctcggccaatggccatctcCACCacattcccttccttgttgccccataggcaacacaccggctatccttggcatgacctGGCTTACATTGGAATCCCCCCtaattgactggcaacaggggcTTGTCACATTTccagaacaagttcaaattgcctctgaggaagaagcggatccGGACCCCTTGGCAGACCTCCCTACccaataccatgagtttgcaagagtatttggcgaagaagaatttaaggtccttcccccccacagggaatatgacatttccATTGACCTACTTCCTGACGCCAAACTCTCACCCGGACCTATTtatggcatgaccaatgcagaaTCTAGGCGCTGA
- a CDS encoding Retrotransposon-derived protein PEG10 produces the protein MEPEPTLASLLEAIQTLTSQVGSLQAQIHTQGQQLSELKAICKETNDLPGPSTGPITPPTHTGGEAHTPGTVRPGLKAPFRPSRGTGFDSEEEEEPRRIPKKEPMGTPKRSLSSLTPFDSGPQGRKATQWLDQMLLWVALHRDQFDEEEQMVVWILYHMTDKAADWALPIIGTIIKGEGNPPTTIPALTAKFKEAFADPDAKRAAARKIAALTQTTTTSEYVTEFRNLMAELDWNTEAYIAQFTRGLHWKVKELLSTKDNIPDDNLKAIFAASKVPAKPPVTATTSTTTTTQRVRLSEDPNYVTPEERDRQRASGLCVKCGQKGHGIKQCPNGWKATVKEVAKVAEDVESGKD, from the exons atggaaccggagccgacccttgcctctctcctcgaggctatccaaaccctcaccagccaagttgggtccttgcaggcccaaatccatactcaaggccaacagctctctgagctcaaagccatatgcaaggagaccaacgacctt cctggcccatcgactgggcctatcactccccccactcatacagggggagaagcacacactccaggaacggttaggcctggactcaaggcccccttccgcccttcAAGAGGCACAGGCTTTgactccgaggaagaagaggagccaaGAAGGATCCCCAAGAAAGAGCCTATGGGAACGCCTAAACGTTCCCTCAgttccctcaccccctttgattccGGTCCTCA GGGAAGGAAGGCCACACAATGGCTTGATCAGATGCTCCTTTGGGTTGCCCTCCACAGGGATCAGTttgatgaggaagaacaaaTGGTGGTATGGATTCTATATCACATGACAGATAAGGCTGCTGactgggccctccccatcatcggaaccatcatcaagggtgAGGGTAACCCGccaaccaccatcccggccttaacggccaaattcaaggaggcatttgccgACCCAGACGCCAAGAGGGCCGCCGCCAGGAAAATagccgcgcttactcagacaaccaccacgtctgagtatgtcactgagttccgcaacctcatggcggaactcgATTGGAACACGGAGGCTTatattgcccagttcacgcgtggtcttcactggaaggtgaaggaactcctgtccacaaaggacaatatcccagacgacaacctcaaggccatatttgccgcctcg AAAGTccctgccaagcccccggtcaccgcgaccacttccaccactaccaccacccaacgggtccgcctttctgaggaccccaactacgttacaccggaagaaagggaccgccaACGCGCATCCGGGCTATGCGTGAAATGCGGCCAGAAGGGCCACGGCATCAAGCAATGCCCCAACGGGTGGAAAGCCACAGTCAAGGAGGTGGCTAAGGTTGCTGAAGATGtagagtcgggaaaagattaa
- a CDS encoding Retrotransposable element Tf2 protein — protein sequence MNPSNVPANVPEADNVADTLAQEWKEAESALRLSKERMIRNQGTVPEYSIGEKVWLDGKNVELRTNSNKLDPKRLGPFKILEKISSHAYRLELPETLKIHDVFYVGLLSKSHESPSQPFPERPPPETIEGEEEYEVEQIIDSKRQRGRWFYLIKWKGYGPEDNSWEPEELLEHSQEEIQRFNKSRLKKARDSAKSL from the coding sequence ATGAACCcttccaacgtcccagccaacgtaccagaagcagacaatgtagcagacacactagcccaggaatggaaggaagccgagTCAGCCCTCAGGCTAAGTAAAGAACGGATGATCAGGAATCAAGGAACAGTACCAGAGTACTCGATAGGAGagaaagtctggctggacggAAAGAACGTAGAACtcaggaccaattcaaacaagTTGGATCCCAAACGTCTTGGTCCCTTCAAAAtccttgagaaaatctccagccacgcctaccgctTAGAACTCCCAGAAactctgaaaatccatgacgtcttctatgtggggtTACTATCAAAGAGCCACGAgtcaccaagtcaaccattcccggaacgacctccccctgaaacaatagaaggggaggaggaatatgaagttgaacagatcattgactcaaaaCGTCAACGGGGAAGGTGGTTCTACCTGATTAAGTGGAAAGGTTACGGTCCAGAAGATAACTCCTGGGAACCCGAGGAACTCCTAGAACATAGTCaggaggagatccaacgcttcaacaagtcg